One Ranitomeya imitator isolate aRanImi1 chromosome 4, aRanImi1.pri, whole genome shotgun sequence genomic window, GACTCAACAGCAACCGATCCAGAAAGATCAAACACATTGGATGGTTTGGCTAGCCAGGCCGCCTCCCTAGCCTCCCAGTCCATCACCCTAAACCCGAGTATGCAAAaaccaatatgaaaaaaaaaaaaaaaaaaaaaaaaaaaattatatatataataataataataatatacaaaattACGCAAAAATATGCGTGTGCTGCTCCCAAAGAACACCCCGGGACACGGGGCAACAACTAGCacaagagtaaagatagaaaggggcgcaccaatatataatgtcacagtcaccatcaaggggtgcaatacttagtctataaatagaacaggacaaacgaaaagagaaagggtagactaaaaatagtatgcacaacccaaaatatagagacaatcggtagtactataaagcaaaacacctttattaaacacctcaaaaaacatgttaaaaacatttaaaaacaaatgtacaaatccctatacccatcatatcccataataaatgacaatcccataatacaataggaaaacagtaatatcctaccctagatgcacctagtcacatatgctctcctgcaaaaatgtgcctatacaggccgcaaaaggactcgaccacaatatgtcagtatccactgctaataaccaaaaaatgaaacatccatgcaatacatggtcctgagattggaatgtgatagcatgctatataacagctgtggatacaacctgtcctgcgtcaattctggtatatggagatgcagcaatgtcaaagggcacagagcaccacaagggttaaatccacatagagccagggaacataacagccccaaaatggccctgaggtaggagaaggataaggtgggagcgcaccccacgcgtatcgctgcctccgcagcttcgtcaggggaagtgaaactaaaggtgcaacagtgtgtgcttaaataataaatccaataaggtaaattgcataccggtgtgggagagagagagagaggtaaaagccggaagacgccggcgacgccatgacgacaggaacacaatcataatgaacggcaatcctagagcgtccaaagggtcacatgcgcacgcgcaaaccgcggtattccataggaccacgttgcgcacgcgccgtgccagccggctagatggacacgtcataggacacagggcaaagagaaatggaataaagcccgaggaccggactaagctagcgaggccggctagatggacacatcatgggacacagagcagagggggtgggataaggaccaaaaagccagagaggggggaagggaggggaaaaaaaaaaaaaaaaaaaaaacacaacaggtaaaaagagggcagagtgtgcatgttgcagcaagacacagaggcacaagatatccacccgcagaatgccgggagatatcacaatcatagacatatactagtgattaaaggcaaaaccgccaaaggacacaaaaagacagggcatataaagccacccagaaaacctgagagggagaaaggaatattattattgttggcaagtgcacaggtataagtgcacgtaaacacctatacagcaaccatatacagtatataacaatatcaggcaaaaaacacacacatatataaatataaacagactgatgtcccttgagtccgtaagtatatgtacgagtattctctcaatgccgctatgtagacgtttccggtccccagcttatagtcccatagtcgatgaggccgacaccatccagatctatacgagagaaagcactcttcatcacaagccccttccgacttgccaatctcaaatgcgcatccgagtccatggtccataataggagtttgccataaaatccgcattgtagctgtgagagcaaaatctcttctgcataagatgtccttccatttgccataatggcatgccgcacatccaccctccagggtccacttcattatctaatgtgtcaaagacctctgcatccatgttagtccccacagtaagcttgtaatatccatatcccaatttccagggatgatcatcacccttttgggtgcgtcctcagccttcctgaatggagacaaatgcaaaattagatatgggcaccaaatctgaagggaaccaaatcagacgtcccagaaactaaaaataccccaatgaatctacgcgccaactatcctaggaaccccgtgaagagcaattcctcatttaggcccatgggtgcgaccgcctgaagatcgaaaatccacctggactcagcacgcaagagatagttagatatattgccacccctttcgccacaggaaaccctctgtaaccccacaacttgcaaatcaatgggcgaacccctatgtttcagcaagaaatgcgccgccacaggagtcaagattttacctttgccttggtccgtagccgccaggcgtatggttgatacgtgtttttgaaacctcttacgtagttcttgggatgtttgccctacatagatcatattacaagggcaaattagcacataaataacatttctgctcctgcagttgatgtaagcctttaacgcatgtctgctggagttcgtggggtgtgtaaatatgtcccgggtgggcgtcataaaggggcagacattacattccccacaggggaatgatcccttgaggacaatacccctattaagtttgaccgtgggcctagaaaaatggctcctggtcaacaactgcctcagattcggggctcttctagatgtcaataacggcctattgctgatgacttgtgtggtttgcatatctgtttgcaagatcggccaatgtctagtgaggatgtgtcttacctgcccccagctgtcattATAGTCCGTGATGAACCTCGTCTGCGATTCTCGGGAACGACCCACAGGAATCAAAAGTGAGGCCTGATCATGTTGTCTTGCTCGCTGGAAAGCCGTGGCAACCACTCGTTTGGGATAAC contains:
- the LOC138675921 gene encoding uncharacterized protein isoform X1, producing MGAKCAPTYANIFLGWWEEVFVYPSLAYQHHVRNWHRYIDDLFFIWSGSREGCTDFIHSLNSNPHNIFLTHSISNSSTSFLDLRIFVQGNKLVTDLFRKPTATNALLEFNSFHPWHTKVGVPTGQFLRIRRNCTRDQDFLMQARDLTDRFRQRSYPKRVVATAFQRARQHDQASLLIPVGRSRESQTRFITDYNDSWGQVRHILTRHWPILQTDMQTTQVISNRPLLTSRRAPNLRQLLTRSHFSRPTVKLNRGIVLKGSFPCGECNVCPFMTPTRDIFTHPTNSSRHALKAYINCRSRNVIYVLICPCNMIYVGQTSQELRKRFQKHVSTIRLAATDQGKGRLRTHPKG